The following is a genomic window from Pedobacter sp. KBS0701.
TCTATATCGGCCATGGTTTGGTGAGAAAGCGTATGAAATACTTTCTCCTTTACATAATTAGCATACCAACTTGCTTTATCGAAATTGATAGGTTCTGTTTTTTCTTTTCCCCAGCTGTCTTCAAGTTCCTTTAAAATCTGCTTTTTCTTTTTTCTCGAATCAAAAAGAGCAAATAACATTAAAAGTATTATGGCTGCAATGCCGAATAAAATATAGCTCATGTAAGATCCTAAACGCACACAATATACAGGATAAATGCTTTTATTTTAATAACTTTTCAATTACCTGTTTATAGCTATCGCTTACCGGCAATTCCTTATCGTCAATAAATAAAGCGTTTTTTCTAATCGATGTTATTTGATTGATATTTACGATAAATGATTTGTGGATTCTTTCGAAATAAGCGGGCAGTTGTTCTTCTATACTTTTCATACTCATACGCACTACCGCGGCTTTTGGACTGGTTGATATATGGATCTGGATATAATCTTTGAGTCCTTCTACGTAGGTAATCTCATTAAAATTGATCTTCATCAAGCTGTAGCCAACGTTTACAAACATATAATCCTGTTTGGGTAGGTTGTTATGTTCTGCTGATTGTTTAAGTTCGTAAAGATCTTTTGCTTTATTACAGGCTTTCATAAAACGATCGAGCGATACCGGTTTCATTAAATAATCCACTACATCGAGTGCAAAACCATCCAGTGCATATTGTTTATAGGCGGTTACTATAATTACCATTGGCTTTTTAATCAAACTTTGTATAAACTGTAAACCCGTAATGCCTGGCATCTGGATGTCGATAAAAATCAGGTCTATCGATTGTTCCTGCATAATTCTATTGGCAGCAAACGCATCATCACAACTGGCTACCAATTCTAAAAAAGGAATACGGCTAATGTTGTCAGCCAGTAATTGCAGGGCTAAAGGCTCATCATCAATGGCTAAACATCTTATCATACTGTTAATTTTAAAGTGAGGTAAACATTAAACCAGCCATCTTTTTTCTCAATTTCCAGCTGATGTTCTTTGCCATAAAGTAAATTTAACCTTCTGCTTACATTTGCAAGGCCAATGCCTGATGCAGCATCTTTTACCTCATTTTCATCTTCACTATATTTATTCCCGACAGTAAACGTCAAAAGTTCATTTTCTGTTTTTAAATCAACAAAGATCTGTGGTTTTTCGATCATCCCAACACCATGTTTAAAAGCATTTTCAATAAACGGGATCAGTAACATAGGTTCAATTTCATCAAACTCGCTTTCAATATTAATGTTCGTTTCTATCGCTACCTTTTTACCGAAACGCTGTTTTTGCAGATCAATATAAGCCTGCAGGTATTCGGTTTCTGTTTTGATGGACACCTTTTCCTCATCGGTTTCATAAAGCATATATTGCATCAAACCGGATAATTTCATCACTGTTGGCTCCAATTCATTGCTTTTTAGTCTTACCAATGCCACAATGTTATTTAAAACATTGAAAATAAAGTGTGGACTGATCTGCGAACGTAAAAATGAAAGTTCGGTTTTCATATTCTCCTGTTCGCGCTGCAAAGCTCTTTTCTCTTCGTTAATCCGGTCAGAAATCATGGTAAAAGCCGTACTGGCCGCAATAGTCAACAAAAATGTTGGCGTATTAAACCAAAGTGTACGGCCGAGGTTGAAATCAAAATCAGGCAGTAAAATCCTGAATAATATAGAGTGAATGGTAATGGCCAAAAGTAAACAGCCAATAAACGATAAACCATACCACAAATATTTCTTTCTATAAAAAAATGATGGAATTAAAACCTTATGATTTAAATAAAATATAGCAATCCAGTAAAAGTAACTGATGAAATTTAAGCGCAGGAACTGGTTTTCTTCGTAACTGCTTAGCGGGTGAGGGGGACGGCTACGGTTAACATTAATTATATAAGGCAAAGTGATCAAAACCACCCATACCAGAATATGGAGTGTAATTTTTATCCACTTTTTGGAGAAATTAATTGTCATTATTTTTTCTTTGGCGCTTTGCATCGCTAAGTTATTATTTATTATGTTTTTACGCTTTTGTCACGCCAATTTATTTCAGGGATCATGTTAAAATGCTTTAAGATCCCTACCTGCGCGGGGATGACGCGAGCGCTTAGCACTAGTGCTGATCGCTATTCGTATCTTAATGCATCAATCGGATCTAAATTAGAGGCTTTTTTAGCTGGATAATAGCCGAAGAAAACACCTGTAATGGCACATACAACAAAGGAAATAATGATTGAAGATTCTGAAATTAAAATTGGCCAGTTCAAAAAATAGGAGATGAGGTATGCTGAACTTACACCCAAAATCACCCCGATAATTCCGCCTGTAATACTGATTAAGATAGCCTCTATTAAAAATTGCATCAAAACATCTTGTCCGCGGGCACCGATAGACATACGTAAACCTATTTCGCGGGTACGTTCAGTAACCGAAACATACATAATATTCATAATCCCAATACCACCGATAAACAGTGAAATACCTGCAATAGCCGTTAAAAGAACGGTTAACATGCTACTGGTAGAACTAATGGTGCTGATTAACTCGGCCTGTGTACGAACCTGAAAATCATCAGTTTCTGGCGCAGTTAACCTGTGGCTTTCTCTTATAGCGTCAGATATTTCGGTTGTGGCAGTTGCACTTGAAGCTTCGGTAGTTGCAGAAGCATAAATACTCTGTAGATAATTGGTTGCGGTGATCCTTTTTTGTACGGTAGTGTAGGGAGCTAAGATAATATCGTCCTGATCCTGACCAAAATTACTCTGCCCTTTTGGCTCTAAAATACCGATTACCTGAAAAGGAATATTTTTAAACCTGATGATTTGCCCGATTGGGTTGCTTCCGTCAGGAAATAGGTTATCGATTACGGTTTTACCCAACAAACAAACCTTAGCGAAGCTTTTTACATCATTTTCAGAAAAAAGAATACCATCCTGGAGTTTTAACTGACGAATGTTCAAATACTCCGGACTTACCCCGGTAATGGTTGTTGGCCAGTTATAGCCGCCCTTAATGGCCTGTCCGCTGGTAGAAACCACGGGGGATAAACCATTTATATTTTTAGACTGTAATTTTTGAATCGCTGTAATATCTTCCAGTTTTAGGGTTTGGATGCTGCTTCCCTGTAAACGCACACCACCAGGTTCATTGCTTTGGGGCATTATGGTAATCATGTTCGAACCCATTCCTGATAATGAAGACCTGATACTTTGTTTAGAACCTTCACCAATGGCCATCATGGCAATTACCGCGGCCACACCAATAATGATGCCGAGCATGGTTAAAAAAGCACGTAGCTTATTTCTTTTTAATGCCCTGAAGGCAATCTTTAATAAATTTATAATGCTCATGATCTTCTCAAATTAGTAATCATCCGATTCTGGTAAATTGGCAAGTGCCTCTTTGGCCGAACGTTGATTTTGGTTAATGCTGTCCTTTTGGATTTTTCCGTCGCGAAGCATAATGGTCCTGGTACTAAAAGCAGCGATATCAGGCTCATGTGTTACAAAAACGATGGTTTTTCCTTCTGCATTCAATTCCTGCATCAATGCCATAATTTCATAAGAGGTTCGGGTATCCAGGTTTCCGGTAGCTTCATCTGCCAAGATCATCACCGGATGATTAACCAAAGCCCGGGCAATCGCCACACGCTGTTGTTGCCCCCCGGAAAGCTGACTCGGGGTATGATCAAACCGCTCGGCAAGTTTTACCGATTCGAGCGATTTAATGGCCCTTTCCTTGCGTTCTTGAGCCGTGATGGTTTTGTTGTAGAATAAGGGCAACTCAACATTCTCCAGTGCCGATGTTCTGGGCAAAAGGTTATAAGCCTGGAAAACAAAACCGATTTTGGTATTGCGCAAACCAGCCAATTCGTCACGGTTTAAGCTTTTAACATCAACACCATCAAGCAGATAACTACCTTCAGTAGGTTTATCTAAACAACCCAGGATGTTTAAAAGCGTCGTTTTACCCGAGCCGCTACTGCCCATAATGGTTACAAATTCGCCGGCCTTGATATCAAAAGTAATGCCTTTCAAAGCCCTGACGGTTTGATCTCCCATTACAAACTCACGTTTTAAATCGTGTATATCTAATATCTTCTGTTCCATTATTTTCTTCTGTTACCGCCCGGGCGTTTTGGCATAAAAGGACTGAATTGACCTTGTGCTGCCGCCTGACTTTTACCCATACTTTTTGAACCTGTAATTACTACATCTGCTGCTGCTAATCCAGACAAAACTTCAACATGTGTATTGTCATTTATACCGGTTTTAATTTTCTTCTGCAGCAATTCGTTTGGACTTTTTTGTACCCAAACATAAGCCTCATCTGCTCCGGCAGGTTTCCTGTCTGGGTTAACCCAGGTCATTTGATATTTACCCGCTAAAGTTGAATCCGGAGCAAATTTTATTGCCTTTGTAGGGATAAGCAGTGCATTATTTACCTCTTTAGTGAAGATGGTGATGTTTGCTGTCATACCTGGTTTTAACTTATTCGCATCATTTGAAGTATTGATGATGGTTTTATAGGTAACTACATTTGAGGAAATGGAAGGACTTAACCTGATTTCTTGTATGGTTCCTTTAAAAGTATCGTTTAAAAAAGCATCAACAGTAAACGTCGCTCGTTCTCCTTTTGAGATATCCCCTACATCTGCCTCATCTACAGAAGCTTCTACCTGCATTTTAGTCAGATCTTTCGCAATACTGAAAATGGTTGGTGTGCTAAAGCTGGCCGCTACAGTTGTTCCTTCACTAACACTCCTTGAAAGCACGGTTCCGTCAATGGGAGAATAAATGCTCGCCAGCGACAGATTCTTTTCAGCAGAAGCGAGTTGAGCCTTAATGCTATTCGCCGATGCTTTTGAAGCATTATAGGTGTATAGTGCATTATCATAGTCTGCTTTGCTCACCGCACCAACCTTATACAGGTTACTTTGACGGCTGAAATTGCCCTGCTGGTAAACCAATGCACTCTGAGCACTTACCAGGTTGGCCTGATATTGATTTACAGTAGCCTCAAACAGGGTTTTATCCAATTCTGCCAATAACTGTCCTTTTTTTACCTTCGAGTTAAAATCTGCATATAGCGTTTTAATGGTTCCCGAAACCTGGGTACCTACAGCTACCGTATCGACTGGCTGCACCTTTCCTGTGGCCGTAACATTTTCGGAAATATAACCCATTTTAGGTTTTTCGGTTTCGAGAACAACCACCTGTTCTTTTTTACGCAGTGCGAAGTACCAAACCGCAAACAATGCAACTGCGATACCAATGATAATAAATATTGTTTTCTTTTTCATGATTCAAATATTAAGTAGACTAGGCGGTAGCCATCATCATGTATTTTAGTTAGTAATAGGAACTCCCGTATAAAAATTATAGATTTTGGTATAAAGGCTTGCTGTATATTTTGCCTGAACAAAGGCCTGTAATGCCTGTACATATAAATTTTTCTGTTGCAGGTTCTCTACAATATTATTGGTACCTTCTTTTAAAGCTGCGTTCGAAATCCTTAATGCCTCGCTTGTATATTTAAACTGTTCCTGCGCAGCGGCATACTGGCTATTTGCATTTTGTACATTAATGTAAGCCCGTTCTACATTTTGAGTCAAAGTTGTTTTAGCATCTAAAAGTGATAAACGGGCCTGCTCGATACCAATATTTGCTTTCGCCACATTTGTTTTGGTCACTTTTCTATCAAAAATCGGGATGGAAAGTGTTAGGCCTAAGTTTTGATAAAAGCTATTATTTAACTGGTATCCATAACCTCCAATATTATTATTGTTATAACCTGCATTTAGCGATCCTCCTAAACTCAGCGTAGGGCGCAAGGTTGATTTTGCTTTGGCCAGTTCGGTAGTTTGAAGCTGGATATTCAATTCTCCGCTTTTAATTTCCGGACGGGTACGCAGGGCTTGATCTTGTGCTGAAGCCAAATTGTCCAATGCCGGGGCAACTGCAACGGTATCGGTTGCACTTACTTCAAAAGGAGTAGCTGTAGGCAATTGCAACAGCTGTTTTAAAGTTAAAATATTTTGCTGTAAAGTATTCTGTGCAGTAACCAAAGTATATTTATCATTGGCGTAAGTGGCCTGCAACTGCAAAAGGTCTTTTTTGGCAATGGTTCCAAATTTAAATTGCTGCTCTGATTGTTTAACCTGAGCTTCGCTGGTAGTTAACAGATCTTTTAAATAGGTGATGTTTTCTCTGGCCAATAAAATATTCAGATAAGCTTGGGTGATGGAAATGGTAATATCATTTTTAGCCGCTTCTACTGATAGATTTGCCGTTTGCAGACTGAGTTCTTTAGACTTGATTTCGTTTTTTAAATAACTTCCATTGTAAAGCGTCATATCCGAACTTAAGCCAAAACCACTTGTATTTTGCAAACCGGATTTATAATTGGTGATGGCTTGTGAAACATTTCCGGATAAATTTGGGAGTACAGCGGCTTTTGAAGCAATTAAATTTTGCTCAGCCGTTTGAGAACTCAGCTTTAAGGTATTGATGCTGATATTTTTTTCTTTGGCATACTCGATAGCCGTTTTCAGATCCCAAACCTGTGGGATATCCTGAGCTTTGGTTTTGTAGCCCGCACTAAGCAAAATGAGTACGACAATATATTTAATGTATCTGCTCATGGCGAATAAATTTTGTGTCTATAGAACTATTGAACACAAAAATATATCCGGTTAAGACCGCATTTTAAAAATTGAGACCAATGCAGGAAATGCTGCGACGAAAGATTAAAACTTTGAGATTAGTCAGTTTTGAATTTTAACAGAAAGCGTAGGCTTGTATGTTATTTTGACCATGATAAAGCTCGTCATTTCGAGCGGAGTACTACCTGTACCGATTTTACATCGGTAACGCAGCCGAGAACCACGAAGTGCTCAGCGAAGCTAAATCTATGGAGGTAGATCTCTCCATTCCACTACGTTTCAGTCGAGATGACGAAAATACGAATGGTAAATTAGGTTAAATCGTCCGTAATACCGAACCCGTTTCGTTTACGATCAAAATGTGATTTACACCACATTTTAGGGCGAAATTATTTCGTTGGTGCCCAACAGGGAAATTGAAAGCTACAGGATAATTGTATTCCTTTACTTTTTCTAATACGCTATCATAAATGGTTTTGCCGAATTCTTCGCCAACATCATCAGGTTTGATTTTAAAACCACCAACGATTAATCCCTTTAGGTTTTTCAGTTTGCCGCTGCGTTTTAGGTTCCACAACATCCTGTCAACGCTGTAGAGGTATTCGCCAGTATCTTCGATGAAGAGTATTTTCCCTTTTGTATCCAAATCAGAATCACTTCCTGCCAAAGTTTCGATGATACTCAGGTTTCCGCCCACTAAGATGCCATCAACTTTTCCTTGCCGGTTATTCATGTTAGAAGGAGCAGTATAGCCCATTTGTTCCCCAATCAAAGCATTTTTTATGGATAGAATTGTTTCAATCTGTATAGGTTCGGCTTTACTCCAATCATCAGGAAAACTATTGCACATTTTGGAATGGATAGAGGCAATGCCATAGTTTTTGGCCAAATGGCAATGTAAAACGGTAATATCACTAAAGCCAATAATCCATTTCGGCTTTCTTTTGAACAAAGAGAAATCGAGTTTATCGATTATCCGTACAAAACCATAACCGCCGCGGGCACACATAATGGCTTTAATTGTTGGATCATCAAGCATTTTCTGAAAATCCGCTAACCTTTCATCATCGGTACCGCCATAGGTAAAATCGCGTTTACCAATGGTATCGCCAATTTTTATGGTAAAACCCCAACTTTGCATCTGTAAAACTGAAGGCTGGATCTGCTCCAGGGTAATATATCCCGCCGGACTTGTTATTCCAATGGTATCACCAGGTTTCAAATAAGGAGGGATCTTAAATGATGAACTTTCGTTTTCAACGGTATTTGCGAGTGTTTTAAAAGCAGGAAGTATAGTTGCTGTCGCGATAAAGGAAGAAAGGAAATGTTTTCTGTTCATCTAAAATAGGAATGTAAATGCTAATATAGGATTTAAAATATTCGCATA
Proteins encoded in this region:
- a CDS encoding LytTR family DNA-binding domain-containing protein, with the translated sequence MIRCLAIDDEPLALQLLADNISRIPFLELVASCDDAFAANRIMQEQSIDLIFIDIQMPGITGLQFIQSLIKKPMVIIVTAYKQYALDGFALDVVDYLMKPVSLDRFMKACNKAKDLYELKQSAEHNNLPKQDYMFVNVGYSLMKINFNEITYVEGLKDYIQIHISTSPKAAVVRMSMKSIEEQLPAYFERIHKSFIVNINQITSIRKNALFIDDKELPVSDSYKQVIEKLLK
- a CDS encoding sensor histidine kinase — protein: MTINFSKKWIKITLHILVWVVLITLPYIINVNRSRPPHPLSSYEENQFLRLNFISYFYWIAIFYLNHKVLIPSFFYRKKYLWYGLSFIGCLLLAITIHSILFRILLPDFDFNLGRTLWFNTPTFLLTIAASTAFTMISDRINEEKRALQREQENMKTELSFLRSQISPHFIFNVLNNIVALVRLKSNELEPTVMKLSGLMQYMLYETDEEKVSIKTETEYLQAYIDLQKQRFGKKVAIETNINIESEFDEIEPMLLIPFIENAFKHGVGMIEKPQIFVDLKTENELLTFTVGNKYSEDENEVKDAASGIGLANVSRRLNLLYGKEHQLEIEKKDGWFNVYLTLKLTV
- a CDS encoding LD-carboxypeptidase, coding for MNRKHFLSSFIATATILPAFKTLANTVENESSSFKIPPYLKPGDTIGITSPAGYITLEQIQPSVLQMQSWGFTIKIGDTIGKRDFTYGGTDDERLADFQKMLDDPTIKAIMCARGGYGFVRIIDKLDFSLFKRKPKWIIGFSDITVLHCHLAKNYGIASIHSKMCNSFPDDWSKAEPIQIETILSIKNALIGEQMGYTAPSNMNNRQGKVDGILVGGNLSIIETLAGSDSDLDTKGKILFIEDTGEYLYSVDRMLWNLKRSGKLKNLKGLIVGGFKIKPDDVGEEFGKTIYDSVLEKVKEYNYPVAFNFPVGHQRNNFALKCGVNHILIVNETGSVLRTI
- a CDS encoding TolC family protein encodes the protein MSRYIKYIVVLILLSAGYKTKAQDIPQVWDLKTAIEYAKEKNISINTLKLSSQTAEQNLIASKAAVLPNLSGNVSQAITNYKSGLQNTSGFGLSSDMTLYNGSYLKNEIKSKELSLQTANLSVEAAKNDITISITQAYLNILLARENITYLKDLLTTSEAQVKQSEQQFKFGTIAKKDLLQLQATYANDKYTLVTAQNTLQQNILTLKQLLQLPTATPFEVSATDTVAVAPALDNLASAQDQALRTRPEIKSGELNIQLQTTELAKAKSTLRPTLSLGGSLNAGYNNNNIGGYGYQLNNSFYQNLGLTLSIPIFDRKVTKTNVAKANIGIEQARLSLLDAKTTLTQNVERAYINVQNANSQYAAAQEQFKYTSEALRISNAALKEGTNNIVENLQQKNLYVQALQAFVQAKYTASLYTKIYNFYTGVPITN
- a CDS encoding ABC transporter permease; the encoded protein is MSIINLLKIAFRALKRNKLRAFLTMLGIIIGVAAVIAMMAIGEGSKQSIRSSLSGMGSNMITIMPQSNEPGGVRLQGSSIQTLKLEDITAIQKLQSKNINGLSPVVSTSGQAIKGGYNWPTTITGVSPEYLNIRQLKLQDGILFSENDVKSFAKVCLLGKTVIDNLFPDGSNPIGQIIRFKNIPFQVIGILEPKGQSNFGQDQDDIILAPYTTVQKRITATNYLQSIYASATTEASSATATTEISDAIRESHRLTAPETDDFQVRTQAELISTISSTSSMLTVLLTAIAGISLFIGGIGIMNIMYVSVTERTREIGLRMSIGARGQDVLMQFLIEAILISITGGIIGVILGVSSAYLISYFLNWPILISESSIIISFVVCAITGVFFGYYPAKKASNLDPIDALRYE
- a CDS encoding ABC transporter ATP-binding protein, encoding MEQKILDIHDLKREFVMGDQTVRALKGITFDIKAGEFVTIMGSSGSGKTTLLNILGCLDKPTEGSYLLDGVDVKSLNRDELAGLRNTKIGFVFQAYNLLPRTSALENVELPLFYNKTITAQERKERAIKSLESVKLAERFDHTPSQLSGGQQQRVAIARALVNHPVMILADEATGNLDTRTSYEIMALMQELNAEGKTIVFVTHEPDIAAFSTRTIMLRDGKIQKDSINQNQRSAKEALANLPESDDY
- a CDS encoding efflux RND transporter periplasmic adaptor subunit codes for the protein MKKKTIFIIIGIAVALFAVWYFALRKKEQVVVLETEKPKMGYISENVTATGKVQPVDTVAVGTQVSGTIKTLYADFNSKVKKGQLLAELDKTLFEATVNQYQANLVSAQSALVYQQGNFSRQSNLYKVGAVSKADYDNALYTYNASKASANSIKAQLASAEKNLSLASIYSPIDGTVLSRSVSEGTTVAASFSTPTIFSIAKDLTKMQVEASVDEADVGDISKGERATFTVDAFLNDTFKGTIQEIRLSPSISSNVVTYKTIINTSNDANKLKPGMTANITIFTKEVNNALLIPTKAIKFAPDSTLAGKYQMTWVNPDRKPAGADEAYVWVQKSPNELLQKKIKTGINDNTHVEVLSGLAAADVVITGSKSMGKSQAAAQGQFSPFMPKRPGGNRRK